A genomic segment from Gopherus evgoodei ecotype Sinaloan lineage chromosome 6, rGopEvg1_v1.p, whole genome shotgun sequence encodes:
- the TRMT10B gene encoding tRNA methyltransferase 10 homolog B isoform X2, whose protein sequence is MKHAENDTEESDPVGGADEQWECEVTWQDDGGDRESVCESFQLLQIDTGCDTPKDLPVGSEKWYSNVLRKQRHWEKIVTAKKKKRKQEKERRKAKHAEDKGVAHQHSKRVLKAIAKERLLAAKEAAPWLCIDLSMTSHMTQKEISRLAAQIRRLYGSNKKAGKPFWICLTGFVAGSPISEECLRMNDGFSNYLMDTTPESYLDLFPLETIVYLTPDSENALQDIDPHRVYVLGGLVDESIQKKLTLQKAQEHSLQTARLPIAEYMVKNTNVKNYHSETLAINQVFDALSTYYETQNWPEALKAGVPPGKGYVLQETAL, encoded by the exons ATGAAACATGCAGAGAATGACACAGAGGAGAGTGACCCTGTCGGGGGAGCAGATGAACAATGGGAATGCGAGGTCACCTGGCAGGATGatggaggggacagggaaagcGTCTGTGAAAGCTTTCAGCTCCTGCAGATTGACACAGGCTGTGACACCCCGAAGGACCTTCCTGTGGGGAGCGAGAAGTGGTACTCG AATGTTTTGAGGAAACAGAGGCATTGGGAGAAAATAGTTACggcaaagaagaagaagagaaaacaggaaaaagagaggagaaaagctAAACACGCTGAAGATAAAG GCGTTGCTCACCAGCACAGCAAACGTGTTTTAAAAGCGATCGCCAAGGAGCGGCTTctggcagccaaagaggcagcacccTGGCTGTGTATAGATCTGAGTATGACCAGCCACATGACACAGAAG GAAATAAGTCGCCTTGCCGCTCAGATAAGGAGGCTGTATGGTTCCAACAAGAAAGCTGGAAAGCCGTTTTGGATTTGCCTTACTGGATTTGTGGCAGGCAGTCCTATTTCTGAAGAGTGCTTACGAATGAACGATGGGTTTTCCAATTACCTC ATGGATACCACTCCAGAAAGTTACCTTGACCTATTTCCTTTAGAGACAATTGTCTACCTCACTCCTGACTCTGAGAATG CTCTGCAGGACATTGACCCTCACAGAGTGTATGTCCTCGGCGGGCTCGTGGATGAAAGCATTCAGAAG AAACTGACCTTGCAGAAGGCACAGGAGCACTCCTTGCAGACAGCTCGGCTGCCCATTGCCGAGTACATGGTGAAGAACACCAACGTGAAGAACTATCATTCGGAGACATTAGCAATCAATCAAG TCTTTGATGCCTTATCAACTTACTATGAGACCCAGAACTGGCCAGAAGCATTGAAAGCTGGAGTTCCGCCTGGAAAAGGCTACGTTCTCCAGGAAACAGCTCTATGA
- the TRMT10B gene encoding tRNA methyltransferase 10 homolog B isoform X1: MKHAENDTEESDPVGGADEQWECEVTWQDDGGDRESVCESFQLLQIDTGCDTPKDLPVGSEKWYSKNVLRKQRHWEKIVTAKKKKRKQEKERRKAKHAEDKGVAHQHSKRVLKAIAKERLLAAKEAAPWLCIDLSMTSHMTQKEISRLAAQIRRLYGSNKKAGKPFWICLTGFVAGSPISEECLRMNDGFSNYLMDTTPESYLDLFPLETIVYLTPDSENALQDIDPHRVYVLGGLVDESIQKKLTLQKAQEHSLQTARLPIAEYMVKNTNVKNYHSETLAINQVFDALSTYYETQNWPEALKAGVPPGKGYVLQETAL; encoded by the exons ATGAAACATGCAGAGAATGACACAGAGGAGAGTGACCCTGTCGGGGGAGCAGATGAACAATGGGAATGCGAGGTCACCTGGCAGGATGatggaggggacagggaaagcGTCTGTGAAAGCTTTCAGCTCCTGCAGATTGACACAGGCTGTGACACCCCGAAGGACCTTCCTGTGGGGAGCGAGAAGTGGTACTCG AAGAATGTTTTGAGGAAACAGAGGCATTGGGAGAAAATAGTTACggcaaagaagaagaagagaaaacaggaaaaagagaggagaaaagctAAACACGCTGAAGATAAAG GCGTTGCTCACCAGCACAGCAAACGTGTTTTAAAAGCGATCGCCAAGGAGCGGCTTctggcagccaaagaggcagcacccTGGCTGTGTATAGATCTGAGTATGACCAGCCACATGACACAGAAG GAAATAAGTCGCCTTGCCGCTCAGATAAGGAGGCTGTATGGTTCCAACAAGAAAGCTGGAAAGCCGTTTTGGATTTGCCTTACTGGATTTGTGGCAGGCAGTCCTATTTCTGAAGAGTGCTTACGAATGAACGATGGGTTTTCCAATTACCTC ATGGATACCACTCCAGAAAGTTACCTTGACCTATTTCCTTTAGAGACAATTGTCTACCTCACTCCTGACTCTGAGAATG CTCTGCAGGACATTGACCCTCACAGAGTGTATGTCCTCGGCGGGCTCGTGGATGAAAGCATTCAGAAG AAACTGACCTTGCAGAAGGCACAGGAGCACTCCTTGCAGACAGCTCGGCTGCCCATTGCCGAGTACATGGTGAAGAACACCAACGTGAAGAACTATCATTCGGAGACATTAGCAATCAATCAAG TCTTTGATGCCTTATCAACTTACTATGAGACCCAGAACTGGCCAGAAGCATTGAAAGCTGGAGTTCCGCCTGGAAAAGGCTACGTTCTCCAGGAAACAGCTCTATGA